One Mastacembelus armatus chromosome 10, fMasArm1.2, whole genome shotgun sequence DNA window includes the following coding sequences:
- the ugl gene encoding malate synthase-like isoform X2, with protein MSGSVSMELSSSPPGLEAAYETLFTTDSLLFLHDLISTFDDEINEILWLRVSKKAHLELSGDLPSFLESTAHIRRDSDWRVLPIPPRLQRRHVDIGDLAPCDTQRFIKALQSPAQGIQVDFDDGNCPTYYNQIKGIHNVFKAVHNQIPNVPHISQAPVLMLRPRAWNMVEHNLMVNGKEAPGPLFDFGLLMFHCGKTLLENKSGPFFYLSKVESFIEATLWNKIFVWTQHKLGLPLGSIKATVLIENVLAAFEMEEILYELRAHSAGLNCGIWDYSASFVNKFGHRQAFLLPDRKKYVNMEKRFLRSYMDLLVQTCHRRGALATGGMAALLLPQDPLSDSHRRVLATVTRLKLLEIKAGVDGFMVYDLNLIEPMQKLFKLHTEGDNQLHQLRNDVTVTTKDLLSMPSGGVTLYGLKYNITVGVLFINAWLSGKGHFFYRGQIEDSATAEISRSQVWQWIRHQTHLEDDGRVVNRRLVTDLTTEVMMELSIHCHSVRAKQRLHTATDMFLEVVLKRDFPEFITTYLNLDHTFLSSQSTGQHL; from the exons ATGTCT GGCTCAGTCAGCATGGAGCTGTCTTCTTCACCCCCAGGCCTAGAGGCAGCGTATGAGACACTTTTTACCACTGACtcgctcctcttcctccatgaCCTGATCTCCACATTTGATGATGAGATTAATGAG ATCCTGTGGTTGCGAGTGTCCAAAAAGGCCCACTTGGAACTTTCAGGTGACCTGCCCAGCTTCCTGGAAAGCACTGCACATATCAGGAGAGATTCAGACTGGAGGGTGTTGCCCATCCCCCCAAGGCTTCAGAGGAGACATGTAGATATTGGGGATCTGGCTCCCTGCGATACCCAGCGCTTCATCAAAGCTCTCCAGTCACCAGCACAAGGGATACAG gttgACTTTGATGATGGGAACTGTCCCACATATTACAACCAGATCAAAGGCATTCACAATGTTTTTAAGGCTGTGCACAACCAGATCCCCA ATGTTCCACACATATCTCAGGCTCCAGTGCTGATGCTACGCCCCCGTGCATGGAACATGGTGGAGCACAACCTGATG GTCAATGGGAAGGAGGCTCCTGGTCCTCTGTTTGACTTCGGACTTCTCATGTTTCACTGTGGAAAGACACTGCTTGAAAATAAGAGTGGGCCCTTCTTCTACTTGTCAAAA GTAGAGAGCTTCATAGAGGCCACACTCTGGAACAAGATATTTGTCTGGACCCAACATAAG cTGGGCCTTCCATTGGGCAGCATCAAGGCAACTGTCCTAATTGAAAATGTATTAGCAGCATTTGAGATGGAGGAGATTCTGTATGAGCTACGAGCCCACTCAGCAGGACTCAACTGTGGTATCTGGGATTATTCAGCCTCCTTTGTCAATAAATTTG GTCACAGACAGGCTTTCCTGCTCCCTGACCGTAAAAAATATGTGAACATGGAGAAGCGCTTCCTGCGTAGCTACATGGACCTGTTGGTCCAGACGTGTCATCGCCGTGGAGCGCTGGCCACAGGAGGCATGGCTGCTCTACTGCTGCCCCAGGACCCGCTCAGTGACTCTCACAGGAGAGTGTTGGCTACTGTCACCAG ACTGAAGCTGCTGGAGATCAAGGCAGGTGTGGATGGTTTCATGGTGTATGACCTGAACTTGATTGAGCCCATGCAGAAA ctcttcaaGCTCCACACTGAGGGCGATAATCAACTTCACCAGCTTCGAAATGATGTCACTGTGACTACTAAAGATCTACTGTCCATGCCTTCG GGGGGAGTCACTCTGTATGGTTTGAAGTACAATATTACAGTTGGTGTTCTCTTTATTAACGCTTGGTTATCAG GTAAAGGCCACTTTTTCTACAGAGGCCAGATCGAAGATTCAGCCACAGCAGAGATTTCCAGATCACAG GTGTGGCAATGGATCCGTCATCAAACTCATTTGGAGGATGACGGGAGGGTGGTGAACAGGAGGCTGGTGACTGACCTCACTACTGAGGTCATGATGGAGCTCAGTATTCACTGTCATTCTGTTAG GGCTAAGCAGAGGTTACACACGGCAACAGACATGTTCCTGGAGGTGGTCCTAAAGAGAGATTTCCCAGAGTTCATCACCACCTATTTGAATCTTGACCACACCTTTCTCAGCTCCCAGAGCACTGGACAG CATCTATAG
- the ugl gene encoding malate synthase-like isoform X1: MSGSVSMELSSSPPGLEAAYETLFTTDSLLFLHDLISTFDDEINEILWLRVSKKAHLELSGDLPSFLESTAHIRRDSDWRVLPIPPRLQRRHVDIGDLAPCDTQRFIKALQSPAQGIQVDFDDGNCPTYYNQIKGIHNVFKAVHNQIPNVPHISQAPVLMLRPRAWNMVEHNLMVNGKEAPGPLFDFGLLMFHCGKTLLENKSGPFFYLSKVESFIEATLWNKIFVWTQHKLGLPLGSIKATVLIENVLAAFEMEEILYELRAHSAGLNCGIWDYSASFVNKFGHRQAFLLPDRKKYVNMEKRFLRSYMDLLVQTCHRRGALATGGMAALLLPQDPLSDSHRRVLATVTRLKLLEIKAGVDGFMVYDLNLIEPMQKLFKLHTEGDNQLHQLRNDVTVTTKDLLSMPSGGVTLYGLKYNITVGVLFINAWLSGKGHFFYRGQIEDSATAEISRSQVWQWIRHQTHLEDDGRVVNRRLVTDLTTEVMMELSIHCHSVRAKQRLHTATDMFLEVVLKRDFPEFITTYLNLDHTFLSSQSTGQVKAVDTDMNQSKL; encoded by the exons ATGTCT GGCTCAGTCAGCATGGAGCTGTCTTCTTCACCCCCAGGCCTAGAGGCAGCGTATGAGACACTTTTTACCACTGACtcgctcctcttcctccatgaCCTGATCTCCACATTTGATGATGAGATTAATGAG ATCCTGTGGTTGCGAGTGTCCAAAAAGGCCCACTTGGAACTTTCAGGTGACCTGCCCAGCTTCCTGGAAAGCACTGCACATATCAGGAGAGATTCAGACTGGAGGGTGTTGCCCATCCCCCCAAGGCTTCAGAGGAGACATGTAGATATTGGGGATCTGGCTCCCTGCGATACCCAGCGCTTCATCAAAGCTCTCCAGTCACCAGCACAAGGGATACAG gttgACTTTGATGATGGGAACTGTCCCACATATTACAACCAGATCAAAGGCATTCACAATGTTTTTAAGGCTGTGCACAACCAGATCCCCA ATGTTCCACACATATCTCAGGCTCCAGTGCTGATGCTACGCCCCCGTGCATGGAACATGGTGGAGCACAACCTGATG GTCAATGGGAAGGAGGCTCCTGGTCCTCTGTTTGACTTCGGACTTCTCATGTTTCACTGTGGAAAGACACTGCTTGAAAATAAGAGTGGGCCCTTCTTCTACTTGTCAAAA GTAGAGAGCTTCATAGAGGCCACACTCTGGAACAAGATATTTGTCTGGACCCAACATAAG cTGGGCCTTCCATTGGGCAGCATCAAGGCAACTGTCCTAATTGAAAATGTATTAGCAGCATTTGAGATGGAGGAGATTCTGTATGAGCTACGAGCCCACTCAGCAGGACTCAACTGTGGTATCTGGGATTATTCAGCCTCCTTTGTCAATAAATTTG GTCACAGACAGGCTTTCCTGCTCCCTGACCGTAAAAAATATGTGAACATGGAGAAGCGCTTCCTGCGTAGCTACATGGACCTGTTGGTCCAGACGTGTCATCGCCGTGGAGCGCTGGCCACAGGAGGCATGGCTGCTCTACTGCTGCCCCAGGACCCGCTCAGTGACTCTCACAGGAGAGTGTTGGCTACTGTCACCAG ACTGAAGCTGCTGGAGATCAAGGCAGGTGTGGATGGTTTCATGGTGTATGACCTGAACTTGATTGAGCCCATGCAGAAA ctcttcaaGCTCCACACTGAGGGCGATAATCAACTTCACCAGCTTCGAAATGATGTCACTGTGACTACTAAAGATCTACTGTCCATGCCTTCG GGGGGAGTCACTCTGTATGGTTTGAAGTACAATATTACAGTTGGTGTTCTCTTTATTAACGCTTGGTTATCAG GTAAAGGCCACTTTTTCTACAGAGGCCAGATCGAAGATTCAGCCACAGCAGAGATTTCCAGATCACAG GTGTGGCAATGGATCCGTCATCAAACTCATTTGGAGGATGACGGGAGGGTGGTGAACAGGAGGCTGGTGACTGACCTCACTACTGAGGTCATGATGGAGCTCAGTATTCACTGTCATTCTGTTAG GGCTAAGCAGAGGTTACACACGGCAACAGACATGTTCCTGGAGGTGGTCCTAAAGAGAGATTTCCCAGAGTTCATCACCACCTATTTGAATCTTGACCACACCTTTCTCAGCTCCCAGAGCACTGGACAGGTGAAGGCTGTGGACACAGACATGAACCAATCAAAACTATGA